A single region of the Branchiostoma lanceolatum isolate klBraLanc5 chromosome 1, klBraLanc5.hap2, whole genome shotgun sequence genome encodes:
- the LOC136434887 gene encoding nucleoporin Nup43-like — translation MAECIAEFVSEKVNKIRWRPQGPQALQQSDVFVSGSWDNEENRVRLWHLPDTPVKTEGAAANGQLPARAVEPRLVCEVPHQGDVKDLKFLDYDKILAASSTGNVTLYKHHHNSQTLSVGQTWDSLHHHNGKGCPCTGLAATLPDIVTVGEDGRINVVRVDHRAPIRTIDNADSCTLNAVSLKAFEVITVNSTGQLKVFDLRRPSSEPTRIFLLSGDRIPLHCLDKHPGQPHIVATGGQDGSLYMWDLRQERHPVSAMDAHAWDMWEVLFHPTHPDHLFSCSQDGSLWHWDVSMTTATPLAMATPTASTPFPSRMPATSQTQTSPWLLAKSGKQKVEVSNLLLDNIMSVNSLDIVGKSVVCGTDAEAIYVIRNINIR, via the exons atggcggaatgTATCGCAGAATTTGTTTCCGAAAAAGTAAATAAGATTCGGTGGAGGCCACAGGGTCCACAGGCCCTGCAGCAGTCTGACGTTTTTGTATCGGGAAGCTGGGATAATGAG GAGAACAGAGTTCGGCTTTGGCACCTGCCAGACACGCCTGTGAAGACAGAGGGCGCTGCTGCAAATGGCCAGCTCCCAGCCAGAGCTGTAGAGCCCAGACTGGTGTGTGAGGTGCCGCACCAGGGAGATGTGAAAGACCTCAAG TTTCTAGATTATGACAAAATCCTGGCGGCCTCTTCAACAGGGAACGTCACTTTGTACAAACATCACCACAACTCACAG ACCCTGTCGGTCGGTCAAACGTGGGACAGTCTGCACCACCACAATGGGAAAGGCTGCCCCTGTACAGGCCTGGCCGCCACGTTACCTGACATTGTCACTGTGGGGGAGGACGGACGCATCAACGTGGTCAGGGTGGATCACAGGGCACCAATCAGAACAATAG ATAATGCAGACAGCTGTACCCTCAACGCTGTGTCCCTGAAGGCATTTGAGGTCATCACAGTGAACTCAACTGGGCAGCTGAAGGTGTTCGACCTCAGACGACCCAGCTCAGAACCAACCAGGATATTTCTCCT ATCAGGTGATCGCATCCCACTGCACTGTCTGGACAAACATCCAGGTCAGCCGCACATCGTGGCGACGGGGGGTCAGGACGGGTCGCTGTACATGTGGGACCTGAGACAGGAGAGGCACCCGGTGTCTGCCATGGATGCTCACGCCTGGGACA TGTGGGAGGTCCTGTTCCACCCCACCCACCCCGACCACCTGTTCAGCTGCTCCCAAGACGGCTCCCTCTGGCACTGGGATGTCTCCATGACAACGGCCACACCCCTCGCCATGGCAACTCCAACAGCAA GCACCCCATTTCCATCGCGGATGCCTGCTACCAGTCAGACCCAGACCAGTCCGTGGCTCTTAGCTAAGTCTGGCAAACAGAAGGTGGAAGTGTCCAATCTCCTACTCGATAACATCATGTCGGTCAACTCCCTGGACATCGTGGGGAAAAGCGTGGTGTGTGGTACAGACGCCGAGGCCATCTATGTCATCAGAAACATCAACATTCGCTGA
- the LOC136434909 gene encoding uncharacterized protein, translated as MSRLAVGVLLLAAVGLFGPRPVCADDSHEDDDHGHHDDEHQEEHVHGCPDHYEEFEGHCYYFSGDTIATYSDAAAQCAAQDGRLAVPDCHDEHAADFFYRTVAWISRETEEDCSTKESSAESQLPFICMHAPTCDEPPTANNTVISGCDAPYDQQEVCSYACAPGYHMYEGTSSSATSTCLDGDWHGPFMECKENCPEPTLNAGVTMKGESCQAPYITGDICFFECIDTTEPLEGDHDMSCLNGDWIHAATGIAGIPIVCPPPI; from the exons ATGTCCCGTCTTGCGGTCGGTGTTCTTCTCCTGGCGGCCGTCGGGCTGTTTGGTCCCCGCCCGGTCTGTGCAGACGACTCGCACGAGGATGACGACCACGGACACCACGATGACGAACATCAGGAGGAACATGTACACG gaTGTCCGGACCATTACGAAGAGTTCGAAGGGCACTGTTACTACTTCTCAGGGGACACGATAGCGACTTACTCGGACGCCGCCGCTCAGTGCGCGGCGCAGGACGGCCGGCTGGCCGTGCCCGACTGTCATGACGAGCACGCCGCTGACTTCTTCTACAGAACAGT CGCCTGGATCAGTCGGGAAACCGAGGAAGACTGCAGCACAAAAGAGTCGTCAGCAGA GTCCCAACTGCCCTTCATCTGTATGCACGCACCAA CATGCGATGAGCCGCCGACTGCGAATAACACCGTCATCTCCGGATGTGACGCACCCTACGACCAACAGGAGGTATGCAGCTACGCATGCGCGCCGGGGTACCACATGTATGAGGGGACCAGTTCCTCTGCTACCTCGACCTGTCTGGACGGAGATTGGCACGGACCCTTCATGGAATGCAAGG AGAACTGCCCGGAGCCAACTCTGAACGCGGGAGTCACCATGAAGGGCGAGAGCTGCCAAGCACCCTACATCACCGGGGACATTTGCTTCTTCGAATGCATAGACACGACAGAACCGCTAGAGGGCGACCATGACATGTCGTGTTTGAACGGCGACTGGATTCATGCAGCCACAGGCATTGCAGGGATCCCCATCGTCT GTCCTCCGCCAATATAA